From Candidatus Buchananbacteria bacterium CG10_big_fil_rev_8_21_14_0_10_42_9, a single genomic window includes:
- a CDS encoding DNA-directed RNA polymerase subunit alpha: MEQIHFPDKIELNKGSNPNETIVNIEAFSPGYGTTIGNALRRILLSSLPGAAITSYKIEGVQHEFSAIDGVKEDIVEVLLNLKRVRFKKETDEPVKIELKVKGEKTITAKDFKCPADLEITNPDQHIMTLTDKNSSVEMSAVVENGRGYESTEEREGDLEIGSVAIDSLFSPIQNVGFTVENVRVGEKTNYDKLVMNIETDGSMDVKDALSQAIEILQSQFTTVNDLIRGKAMPSSQPKPASSGDESKKIEAAVAEAMSNADTAEAPKIDKTKTGGDKEN; this comes from the coding sequence ATGGAACAAATTCATTTCCCCGATAAAATTGAATTAAATAAAGGCAGCAACCCCAACGAAACGATTGTGAATATTGAGGCTTTTTCGCCAGGCTACGGCACAACCATTGGTAATGCCTTGCGCCGGATTTTACTTTCCAGTTTGCCTGGAGCAGCCATCACCTCTTATAAGATTGAAGGAGTGCAACACGAGTTTTCCGCCATTGACGGCGTCAAAGAAGATATTGTTGAAGTGCTGTTAAACCTAAAACGAGTACGCTTTAAAAAAGAAACTGACGAACCGGTTAAAATTGAGCTTAAGGTTAAAGGCGAAAAAACAATTACCGCCAAGGATTTTAAATGTCCGGCCGACCTTGAAATCACTAACCCAGACCAACATATTATGACTCTGACTGACAAAAATTCATCCGTTGAAATGAGCGCAGTCGTTGAAAATGGTCGCGGGTATGAATCAACTGAAGAAAGGGAAGGGGATTTAGAAATTGGCAGTGTGGCGATAGATTCATTATTTAGCCCGATTCAAAATGTTGGCTTTACAGTAGAAAATGTCCGCGTTGGTGAGAAAACCAACTACGATAAGCTGGTCATGAATATTGAAACTGACGGTTCGATGGATGTTAAAGACGCCTTAAGCCAAGCAATTGAAATTTTACAAAGCCAATTTACGACTGTTAATGACCTAATTCGCGGGAAAGCCATGCCATCTAGTCAGCCTAAACCAGCCTCTAGCGGCGATGAAAGCAAAAAAATTGAAGCCGCTGTCGCCGAAGCTATGTCTAACGCCGATACCGCTGAGGCGCCTAAGATTGACAAAACGAAA
- a CDS encoding 30S ribosomal protein S4 has product MAKNLDSKCKLCRREGEKLFLKGERCYTPKCAITKRNYPPGIHGVKGKPRLTNFGLQLREKQKAKRIYQISEKQFFNYYQKASKKKGNTGENMMQMLEMRLDNVVFKMGLTPSRSHARQLITHNYYKVNDKVVNIPSYQVKPKDVITLNENKKDKKAFTVTAQVAEKMEVPGWLDVNEKEKTAKVANIPKLDEIQQPFNPALIVEFYSR; this is encoded by the coding sequence ATGGCTAAGAATTTAGATTCAAAATGTAAACTTTGCCGCCGAGAAGGTGAGAAGTTGTTTTTAAAAGGTGAACGTTGTTACACTCCTAAATGCGCGATTACCAAACGTAATTATCCACCCGGGATTCACGGAGTCAAAGGCAAACCGCGCTTAACGAACTTTGGCTTACAATTACGAGAAAAGCAAAAAGCCAAACGCATTTATCAAATTTCCGAAAAACAATTTTTTAATTACTACCAAAAAGCATCCAAGAAAAAAGGTAACACCGGGGAAAACATGATGCAAATGCTGGAAATGCGCTTAGATAACGTCGTGTTTAAAATGGGATTAACCCCGTCCCGCTCACACGCACGTCAATTAATTACGCATAATTACTATAAAGTTAACGATAAGGTTGTTAATATTCCGTCTTACCAAGTTAAACCCAAAGACGTTATCACTTTAAATGAAAATAAAAAAGATAAAAAAGCTTTCACGGTAACAGCGCAGGTAGCTGAAAAAATGGAAGTTCCCGGCTGGCTAGATGTTAACGAAAAAGAAAAGACCGCTAAAGTAGCCAACATTCCTAAATTAGACGAAATTCAACAGCCATTTAATCCGGCTTTAATTGTTGAGTTTTACAGTCGGTAA
- a CDS encoding 30S ribosomal protein S11, protein MVAYKTKKKKVAKNVPTGRAYVQASYNNTLITFTDNSGDAIAASSAGQCGFKGPKKSTPYAAGVIVKNACEKAKAKGLKEVFVFVKGVGSGREAAIRAINANGINISGIKDITPIPHNGPRAKKPRRV, encoded by the coding sequence ATGGTAGCCTACAAAACTAAAAAGAAAAAAGTGGCCAAAAACGTTCCGACCGGGCGGGCTTACGTTCAGGCCTCCTATAACAACACTTTAATTACTTTCACTGATAACTCGGGGGACGCTATCGCCGCGTCAAGTGCCGGCCAATGCGGTTTCAAGGGCCCAAAAAAATCAACCCCTTATGCCGCCGGCGTGATTGTTAAAAACGCGTGCGAAAAAGCTAAAGCTAAGGGCTTAAAAGAAGTATTTGTGTTTGTCAAAGGCGTCGGCTCCGGCCGTGAAGCTGCCATTCGCGCGATTAACGCAAACGGTATCAATATTTCCGGAATAAAAGACATTACTCCGATACCGCATAATGGCCCAAGAGCTAAAAAACCGCGTCGCGTATAA
- a CDS encoding 30S ribosomal protein S13 — MAVRIAGITLPNKRIQVALTYIYGIGQTTSAKILKQINVDPNKRANDLNESEIKKVRDVVEKEYKVEGDLKREVLTNIKRLKEINTYRGSRHAKHLPARGQRTKTNNRTVRGNVRKTMGSGRAPSAQKT, encoded by the coding sequence ATGGCTGTTCGCATTGCAGGAATCACTTTACCCAATAAACGAATTCAAGTCGCACTGACTTATATTTACGGCATTGGCCAAACCACTAGCGCCAAAATATTGAAGCAGATAAATGTTGACCCCAACAAGCGAGCTAACGACCTAAATGAATCTGAGATTAAAAAAGTTCGTGATGTGGTTGAAAAGGAATACAAAGTTGAAGGTGATTTAAAACGTGAGGTTCTAACTAATATTAAACGGCTCAAGGAAATTAATACTTACCGCGGATCTCGGCACGCCAAACATTTGCCGGCACGAGGGCAACGGACCAAAACCAACAATCGGACGGTCCGAGGCAATGTCCGTAAAACTATGGGTTCTGGGCGTGCTCCGTCAGCACAAAAGACTTAA
- a CDS encoding 50S ribosomal protein L36 — protein MKVRASVKPMCKNCKVIRRKGRVHVICTNPKHKQRQG, from the coding sequence ATGAAAGTAAGAGCATCAGTAAAACCAATGTGTAAAAATTGCAAAGTAATTCGCCGCAAAGGTAGAGTTCACGTAATTTGTACTAATCCTAAGCATAAACAACGTCAAGGATAA
- a CDS encoding translation initiation factor IF-1 — MGKPNSAGTKDFIEMDGMVEELLPAASFKVKLENDHEILAHLSGKMRMHRIKILPGDKVKVELSPYDLTKGRVIYRY, encoded by the coding sequence ATGGGAAAACCAAACAGCGCAGGGACTAAAGACTTTATCGAAATGGATGGTATGGTTGAAGAATTGCTGCCTGCCGCTAGCTTCAAAGTTAAGCTAGAAAATGACCACGAAATTTTAGCCCACCTGTCTGGAAAAATGCGGATGCACCGGATTAAAATTCTACCCGGCGACAAAGTTAAGGTGGAATTAAGTCCCTATGATTTAACCAAAGGCAGAGTTATTTACCGATATTAA